In Palaemon carinicauda isolate YSFRI2023 chromosome 14, ASM3689809v2, whole genome shotgun sequence, the following proteins share a genomic window:
- the LOC137653134 gene encoding acid phosphatase type 7-like → MWCSVVCWLVLISTVGVGLTNALGDFQPQQVHISLGENNTDIMVTWVTSSPTNNSVVEYGTSNLALRATGNATLFTDGGSLQRQMWMHRVKLPNLTPGTRYYYHCGSDLGWSAIFTFKTWPSGNNWKLRAAMYGDLGAVNGQSLARLQEDVTKGMYDVIVHVGDFAYDMDTNDAEVGDMFMRNIEPIAGYVPYMTCPGNHEHA, encoded by the exons ATGTGGTGCTCGGTCGTCTGCTGGTTGGTGCTTATAAGCACCGTCGGTGTTGGGCTCACAAATGCACTTGGGGATTTCCAACCACAGCAAGTGCATATTTCTCTTGGAG AGAATAACACGGACATAATGGTCACGTGGGTGACGTCATCCCCAACAAACAATTCCGTGGTGGAATATGGCACCTCTAACCTGGCCCTCAGGGCCACAGGGAACGCTACGCTTTTTACAGACGGCGGATCCCTACAGAGGCAGATGTGGATGCATAGGGTCAAGCTCCCCAACCTCACGCCAGGCACGAGATATT ATTACCACTGTGGAAGCGACCTGGGCTGGTCGGCGATATTCACATTCAAAACCTGGCCATCCGGAAACAATTGGAAATTGAGAGCAGCCATGTACGGGGATCTGGGTGCAGTCAATGGGCAATCGTTAGCCAG ACTTCAGGAAGATGTCACCAAAGGAATGTATGACGTCATAGTTCACGTCGGGGACTTCGCATACGATATGGATACG AACGACGCAGAAGTGGGTGACATGTTTATGAGGAACATTGAACCGATCGCCGGATATGTTCCTTACATGACGTGCCCGGGTAACCACGAACACGCTTAG